A region from the Chitinivibrionales bacterium genome encodes:
- a CDS encoding IS3 family transposase, which produces RQHIFEYIESFYNRQRLHSTLGYKSPVEFENVSLTP; this is translated from the coding sequence AGACAGCATATTTTCGAGTATATTGAATCTTTTTATAACCGTCAGCGATTGCATTCGACTCTGGGATATAAAAGTCCGGTTGAGTTCGAAAACGTATCTTTGACACCTTAA